Proteins encoded in a region of the Isosphaeraceae bacterium EP7 genome:
- a CDS encoding HAD family hydrolase has product MARIRVRRVAAYGWAAPTTAVGVLAGALTLATGGRGRRHQGIVEFHGGFSTWLARRAGFGAMTLGHVVIGRCSEDLDLLRAHEMVHVRQVERWGVLFLPAYLAASAWEWSRGRHYYLDNWFERDARRRSEQVGVVSAPGSLGEWSSGSRGLGSGLGGGGLGGGDCAVIKAVIFDVDGTLIDSVDFHAQAWQQIFAKYGYEVRVEKIRAQIGKGGDQLMPVFLSEDMVEYAGEAIEKERSELLKTEYLPKIKPFPKVRELFERIAAEGLTIVLASSATESELEKYEEIAGIEDLVDASTSSADAEESKPSPDIFNAALERGGGLDPSEAIVIGDTPYDAEAAKRAGIVSIGVLSGGFKEADLRRAGCKEVYRDVAELLEKFDSSPLAKTVRDQA; this is encoded by the coding sequence ATGGCGAGGATTCGTGTGAGGCGTGTGGCGGCTTATGGTTGGGCGGCTCCCACGACGGCAGTGGGCGTTCTGGCGGGAGCGCTGACGCTGGCGACGGGGGGGCGGGGCAGACGGCATCAGGGGATCGTCGAGTTTCATGGCGGATTCTCGACCTGGCTGGCGAGGCGGGCGGGGTTCGGGGCGATGACGCTGGGGCATGTGGTCATCGGCCGGTGCTCGGAAGACCTGGATCTGCTGCGGGCGCATGAGATGGTGCATGTACGGCAGGTGGAGCGATGGGGAGTCCTGTTCCTGCCGGCGTACCTGGCGGCGAGTGCCTGGGAGTGGTCGCGGGGGCGGCACTATTACCTGGACAACTGGTTCGAGCGCGACGCAAGGAGGAGGAGCGAGCAAGTCGGGGTGGTGTCGGCGCCCGGTTCGCTGGGAGAATGGTCGTCCGGGTCGCGCGGGCTGGGGAGTGGCCTCGGTGGCGGTGGCTTGGGTGGGGGAGATTGCGCCGTGATCAAGGCCGTCATTTTCGACGTCGACGGGACGCTCATCGATTCGGTCGATTTCCATGCCCAGGCATGGCAGCAGATTTTCGCCAAGTACGGTTACGAGGTCCGGGTCGAGAAGATTCGGGCACAGATCGGCAAGGGTGGCGACCAGCTGATGCCGGTCTTTCTGTCTGAAGACATGGTCGAGTACGCCGGCGAGGCGATCGAGAAGGAGCGTTCGGAGCTGCTCAAGACGGAATATCTGCCGAAGATCAAGCCGTTCCCGAAGGTCCGCGAGCTATTCGAACGGATTGCAGCTGAAGGGCTCACGATCGTGCTGGCCAGTTCCGCGACCGAGTCGGAGCTGGAGAAGTATGAGGAGATCGCCGGGATCGAGGACCTGGTGGACGCGTCGACCTCGTCGGCCGACGCCGAGGAGTCGAAGCCGAGCCCGGACATCTTCAACGCGGCGCTCGAGCGTGGCGGCGGCCTCGACCCGAGCGAGGCCATCGTGATCGGCGACACCCCGTACGACGCGGAGGCGGCGAAGAGGGCCGGGATCGTCTCGATCGGCGTGCTGAGCGGGGGCTTCAAGGAGGCCGACCTGCGGCGGGCCGGCTGCAAGGAAGTCTATCGCGACGTGGCCGAGCTTCTGGAGAAGTTCGACTCGTCTCCGCTGGCCAAAACAGTCCGCGACCAGGCCTGA
- a CDS encoding DUF1559 domain-containing protein yields MQRRSRPGFTLIELLVVISIIAVLIALLLPAVQSAREAARRIQCVNNLKQMGLALHNYESALGSFPPAGLPVSSGVNPAATLNNASYSAQARLLQFIEQGSLYNAMNFSYGCFNSIDSYGNAANSTATDTRLSFFLCPSDTPPSFNVIRILGQSFKAPGVNYFTSTGSTLEHDGTQTGGPPNGVFRYGSVVRIADITDGTSNTIAFGEWKVGSGNPNKRTIPSDIVWLTKYPDGVTRNTQSMNLPQANNNNALLNWLEECASRSEVGSNTRNNGSVYLGQAWAFNLPAYSIGNTVVPPNGKYPTCMVMKPGTQNSPGAYGLASNHPGGANVVLTDGSVRFLKETVAFQPFWALGSRNGGEIISADSF; encoded by the coding sequence ATGCAACGACGATCACGCCCTGGTTTCACGCTCATCGAATTGCTCGTGGTGATCTCGATCATCGCCGTGTTGATCGCGCTCCTGTTGCCCGCCGTGCAGTCGGCCCGCGAGGCTGCCCGGCGCATCCAGTGCGTGAACAACTTGAAGCAGATGGGCCTGGCGCTGCACAACTATGAGAGCGCCCTCGGGTCCTTCCCGCCCGCGGGCCTGCCCGTCAGCTCTGGCGTCAATCCCGCGGCGACCCTGAACAACGCCAGCTACAGCGCACAGGCCCGCCTGCTCCAGTTCATCGAGCAGGGCAGCCTCTACAACGCGATGAACTTCAGCTACGGCTGCTTCAATTCCATCGACAGCTACGGCAACGCGGCCAACTCGACGGCCACGGACACGCGGCTCTCCTTCTTCCTCTGCCCGTCGGACACGCCGCCGTCGTTCAACGTGATCCGCATCCTGGGCCAGAGCTTCAAGGCCCCTGGGGTGAACTACTTCACGTCAACCGGCTCGACCCTGGAGCACGACGGCACGCAGACCGGCGGGCCTCCCAACGGGGTCTTCAGGTACGGGAGCGTGGTCCGGATCGCCGACATCACCGACGGCACGAGCAACACCATCGCCTTCGGCGAGTGGAAGGTCGGCTCGGGAAATCCGAACAAGCGCACGATCCCCTCGGACATCGTCTGGCTGACGAAGTATCCCGACGGCGTGACCCGCAACACGCAGTCCATGAATCTCCCCCAGGCGAACAACAACAACGCACTGCTCAACTGGCTCGAAGAATGCGCCTCGCGCTCTGAGGTCGGCTCGAACACCCGCAATAACGGTAGTGTCTATCTCGGCCAGGCCTGGGCGTTCAACCTGCCGGCCTACAGCATCGGCAACACGGTCGTGCCCCCCAACGGGAAGTATCCCACGTGCATGGTCATGAAGCCGGGCACTCAGAACTCGCCGGGTGCCTACGGCCTGGCCAGCAACCACCCGGGAGGCGCCAACGTCGTCCTCACCGACGGCTCGGTCCGGTTTCTCAAAGAGACCGTCGCCTTCCAGCCGTTCTGGGCCCTCGGCTCTCGCAACGGCGGCGAGATCATCTCCGCCGACTCCTTCTGA
- a CDS encoding MFS transporter — protein sequence MNPRKLFVASCTALIASAFSFIIRQDLLATWGQTLDISTTRLGQIGGSAFFGMAIAMLIGAPICDRLGMKLMLGLAFLCHLVGTLGTIAIPFLGLKGDQAYTTLLTFTFLVGAANGLIEIGINPLAATLYPTRKTHMLNILHAWWPGGMILGGLLSLGIAYVVKSDATYNLAGITFLGWQFKMALILLPLLVYGILFVTQEFPVTERVASGVSSAEMFKEAARPLFLLWAFCMLLTSATELAPQSMQGLVLGKTAGMSGTMILIYTSSIMFVMRHFAGNLAHALSPIGMLTISAALAGIGLFSLSWAYDATTAVAAATVFGVGIAYFWPTMLGVTAERFPKGGAFLLGLMGCIGNLAVGGAQSTMGTINDGVTFSSMDPSLKAKVVDEFQVIQDSKVLALPAEEQVAVQAAQAEGAKWSFRYVSFLPAILVVIFGGIALYDRSRGGYKAEELPAATLATDY from the coding sequence ATGAATCCGCGGAAGTTGTTTGTCGCCAGTTGCACGGCCCTGATCGCCTCGGCCTTCTCGTTCATCATCCGTCAGGACTTGCTGGCGACCTGGGGCCAGACGCTGGACATCTCGACCACCCGACTCGGCCAGATCGGCGGCTCGGCCTTCTTCGGCATGGCCATCGCGATGCTGATCGGGGCGCCGATTTGCGACCGGCTGGGCATGAAGCTGATGCTCGGCCTGGCATTCCTCTGCCACCTGGTCGGGACCTTGGGCACGATCGCCATCCCGTTCCTTGGCTTGAAGGGCGACCAGGCGTATACCACGCTCCTGACCTTCACCTTCCTCGTCGGTGCGGCCAACGGCCTGATCGAGATCGGCATCAACCCGCTTGCCGCCACGCTCTACCCCACCCGCAAGACGCACATGCTGAACATCCTGCACGCCTGGTGGCCGGGCGGGATGATCCTGGGCGGCTTGCTGTCGCTGGGCATCGCCTATGTGGTCAAATCAGACGCCACCTACAATCTGGCCGGGATCACGTTCCTGGGCTGGCAGTTCAAGATGGCCCTGATCCTGCTGCCGCTGCTGGTGTACGGCATCTTGTTCGTCACCCAGGAGTTCCCGGTCACCGAGCGGGTGGCGTCTGGCGTCTCGTCCGCCGAGATGTTCAAGGAAGCTGCCCGGCCGCTGTTCCTGCTCTGGGCTTTCTGCATGCTGCTGACCTCGGCTACCGAGCTGGCCCCACAGAGCATGCAGGGCCTCGTCCTGGGCAAGACGGCCGGGATGAGCGGCACCATGATCCTGATCTATACCAGCTCCATCATGTTCGTGATGAGGCACTTCGCCGGCAATCTTGCCCACGCGCTCTCCCCCATCGGCATGCTGACCATCTCGGCCGCGCTGGCGGGCATCGGCCTGTTCTCGCTGTCTTGGGCCTATGACGCGACCACGGCCGTCGCCGCCGCCACGGTCTTCGGCGTGGGGATCGCCTACTTCTGGCCGACCATGCTTGGTGTCACCGCCGAGCGGTTCCCCAAGGGGGGCGCGTTCCTGCTGGGCCTGATGGGCTGCATCGGCAACCTGGCCGTCGGCGGGGCCCAGTCCACCATGGGCACGATCAACGACGGCGTCACCTTCAGCTCGATGGACCCCAGCCTCAAGGCCAAGGTGGTCGACGAGTTCCAGGTGATCCAGGACTCCAAGGTCCTGGCCCTGCCGGCCGAGGAACAAGTGGCCGTGCAGGCCGCCCAGGCGGAGGGGGCCAAGTGGTCCTTCCGTTACGTTTCCTTCCTGCCGGCCATCCTGGTCGTGATCTTCGGCGGCATCGCCCTGTATGATCGTTCTCGCGGTGGCTATAAAGCCGAGGAGCTCCCCGCCGCGACCCTGGCCACAGACTACTGA
- a CDS encoding acyl carrier protein, whose translation MTETRNVVHDYILKTFLPGEDPSELTDETPLITGGILDSISTLKLVVFLEERFDVVVEAHEAGVENLDSVAQIVGLIDSKKRVA comes from the coding sequence ATGACCGAGACCCGCAACGTCGTCCACGACTACATCCTCAAGACGTTCCTGCCCGGCGAAGACCCCTCCGAGCTGACCGATGAGACCCCGCTGATCACCGGCGGGATTCTCGACTCGATCAGCACGTTGAAGCTGGTCGTGTTCCTCGAAGAACGGTTCGACGTGGTCGTCGAGGCCCACGAGGCCGGGGTGGAGAACCTCGACAGCGTGGCCCAGATCGTCGGCCTGATCGACTCCAAGAAACGGGTTGCCTGA
- a CDS encoding acyl-CoA dehydrogenase family protein, translating to MDFNLSDSQTTWQNAAIAFAREHLNDDLAGRDERREFWREGWRLCGEFGLQGLPIPEEYGGKGLGLPETIAAMEGMGYACPDSGLIFGINATLWTVSIPILKYGTEDQKRRWLPSLCQGKLVGANGASEPEAGSDIFSMQASAAKVDGGWVLNGRKTWITAGPVADVFVCYATTDPSKGILGVTAFIVPADTPGFRVVREIFKMGVRTVPMGEVAMEDCRLPDDALLGRVGRGAEVFNVSMEWERGSILAASLGTMKRQLEQCVAHARKRKQFGKAIGKFQAVSHRIVDMAVRLETSRHLVYKIGWLKEQGKDATTEAAMAKLYVSESYVQNSLEAVQTFGAAGYVAETGLERILRDSVGSLIYSGTNDIQRNIVAQRLGL from the coding sequence TTGGATTTCAACCTGAGCGACAGCCAGACGACCTGGCAAAATGCGGCGATCGCGTTCGCCCGCGAGCACCTCAATGATGACCTGGCCGGCCGCGACGAACGCCGGGAATTCTGGCGCGAGGGGTGGCGGCTCTGCGGCGAGTTTGGCCTGCAAGGGCTGCCGATCCCCGAAGAATACGGCGGTAAGGGGCTGGGGCTGCCCGAGACGATCGCGGCGATGGAAGGGATGGGCTATGCCTGCCCCGATTCGGGCCTGATCTTCGGCATCAACGCGACGTTGTGGACGGTCTCGATCCCCATCCTCAAGTATGGGACCGAAGATCAGAAACGCCGATGGCTGCCCAGCTTGTGTCAAGGAAAGCTGGTCGGTGCCAACGGGGCCAGCGAGCCCGAGGCGGGGTCGGACATCTTCTCGATGCAGGCCTCGGCCGCCAAGGTCGACGGCGGCTGGGTGTTGAACGGCCGCAAGACCTGGATCACCGCCGGGCCGGTCGCCGACGTCTTCGTCTGCTATGCCACCACCGACCCGTCGAAGGGAATCCTGGGGGTCACCGCGTTCATCGTGCCGGCCGACACCCCCGGATTCCGGGTGGTCCGCGAGATCTTCAAGATGGGCGTCCGCACGGTGCCGATGGGCGAGGTGGCGATGGAAGACTGCCGCCTGCCCGATGACGCCCTGCTCGGGCGGGTCGGCCGCGGCGCCGAGGTCTTCAACGTGTCGATGGAGTGGGAGCGGGGGTCGATCCTGGCCGCCTCGCTGGGGACGATGAAGCGGCAGTTGGAACAGTGTGTGGCCCACGCCCGCAAGCGGAAGCAGTTCGGCAAGGCGATCGGCAAGTTCCAGGCGGTCTCGCACCGGATCGTCGATATGGCCGTGCGGCTGGAGACGTCCCGCCACCTGGTCTACAAGATCGGCTGGCTGAAGGAGCAGGGGAAGGACGCCACGACCGAGGCGGCGATGGCCAAGCTCTATGTCTCGGAGAGCTACGTCCAAAACAGCCTGGAGGCGGTCCAGACCTTCGGCGCGGCCGGATACGTGGCAGAGACGGGGTTGGAGCGGATCTTGAGGGACAGCGTGGGCAGCCTGATCTACTCGGGCACCAACGACATCCAGCGCAACATCGTGGCTCAGAGGCTCGGTCTATGA
- a CDS encoding alkaline phosphatase family protein: MSASVDRVLVLGLDGGTMAAFGPLFDRGLMPHLASLWRRSATGTLRSSDPMVTPVAWTSFSTGCLPATHGIHEFNYIEPSDRTVRPNHAGRVKVPTLWHALDAAGRDIVSMNLPMTYPPPGVRGIVVAGSDAPSLDWAFAGCPDFRADLAEHVPDYTNKIVWKTRPRTLEELRPLAARNRTIFEAQAAAAERADARVDWSAMMVHFHNLDSLQHRLWPELDVDDTGLRRTGWNAEVEGCLMALDAAVGRLLDLAARRDAAVVAVSDHGFGPCRSLVNVNGLLRKAGLQKGLLYGTRFRYRASRIADRLRRWVAKHTGSGEGMRTPRSVEGQVGCDWSKSAAFSPFGQLAGSIYLNTPALPGSSAAGRVTDEVIGAFLEARDPKTNDPLFRDVFSLAERYGIDPAADGLPDVLALSADGYQAQAKWSVRGDLMRPDPRLPATHYREGVIAIDAPGVRKGTQLSADLHDVAPTLLSMLGERVPTVMEGRVLHEAFDRPLDVRRGSAAIIRRDPARDALLMAAGLGAECA; the protein is encoded by the coding sequence ATGTCGGCATCCGTTGATCGTGTGCTCGTGCTCGGCCTGGACGGCGGGACCATGGCGGCCTTCGGGCCGCTGTTCGACCGCGGCCTGATGCCGCATCTGGCCTCGCTCTGGCGCCGGAGCGCCACCGGGACGCTCCGCTCGTCGGACCCAATGGTGACGCCGGTCGCCTGGACCTCATTCTCGACCGGCTGCCTGCCGGCGACGCATGGGATCCACGAATTCAACTACATCGAGCCATCCGATCGCACCGTGAGGCCCAACCACGCGGGCCGGGTGAAGGTGCCGACGCTCTGGCATGCTCTGGACGCGGCCGGCCGCGACATCGTCAGCATGAACCTGCCGATGACCTACCCGCCGCCGGGAGTGCGCGGGATCGTGGTGGCGGGCTCCGACGCGCCGAGTCTGGACTGGGCCTTCGCCGGCTGCCCCGACTTCAGGGCCGACCTGGCCGAGCACGTCCCCGACTACACCAACAAGATCGTCTGGAAGACCAGGCCCCGGACGCTCGAAGAATTGCGCCCGCTGGCCGCGAGGAATCGGACCATCTTCGAGGCGCAGGCCGCCGCGGCCGAGCGGGCCGATGCGCGGGTCGACTGGTCGGCGATGATGGTCCACTTCCACAACCTGGACAGCTTGCAGCACAGGCTCTGGCCCGAGCTTGACGTCGACGACACCGGCCTGCGCCGGACGGGTTGGAACGCCGAGGTTGAGGGGTGCCTGATGGCGCTCGACGCGGCCGTGGGCCGGCTGCTCGACCTGGCCGCTCGCCGAGACGCCGCCGTTGTTGCGGTCTCGGACCACGGCTTCGGCCCCTGCCGGTCGCTGGTCAATGTCAACGGACTCTTGCGCAAGGCGGGCCTGCAGAAGGGCCTGCTCTACGGCACAAGGTTCCGATACCGGGCGAGCCGGATCGCCGACCGCTTGAGGCGCTGGGTGGCCAAGCACACGGGGAGCGGCGAGGGGATGCGAACGCCGCGATCGGTCGAGGGCCAGGTGGGCTGCGACTGGTCGAAGAGCGCGGCATTCAGCCCGTTCGGCCAGCTCGCCGGCTCCATCTACCTGAATACGCCCGCCCTGCCGGGTTCGTCGGCCGCCGGCCGCGTGACCGACGAGGTCATCGGTGCGTTCCTCGAAGCTCGCGATCCCAAGACCAACGACCCGCTCTTCCGCGACGTCTTCAGCCTGGCCGAGCGCTATGGCATCGACCCCGCCGCCGACGGGCTGCCCGACGTGCTGGCGCTCTCGGCCGACGGCTACCAGGCACAGGCGAAGTGGAGCGTTCGCGGCGACCTGATGCGGCCCGATCCCAGGCTGCCGGCGACCCATTACCGCGAAGGAGTCATCGCGATCGACGCCCCCGGCGTCCGCAAGGGGACGCAGCTCTCGGCCGACCTCCACGACGTGGCGCCCACCCTGCTCTCCATGCTCGGCGAGCGCGTCCCCACGGTGATGGAAGGACGGGTGCTGCACGAGGCCTTCGACCGCCCGCTGGACGTCCGCCGTGGCTCTGCGGCCATCATCCGTCGAGACCCCGCGCGCGATGCCCTCCTGATGGCGGCGGGCCTTGGCGCCGAGTGCGCCTGA
- a CDS encoding sulfatase, with the protein MESPLRTTMLLGLSALSLAFGLPAARAAEVKKPLNVLFILSDDLRPELGTYGHPVVKTPNIDALAASGVRFDRAYCQYPLCNPSRTSMLNGRYPVTTGVVGNRSWVGKDHPEFVSLPKYFKQQGYTTLRSGKVFHGGIDDYEAWTEGGDPKTTPGVDRGGPQAANPPAETSKSQIREAAKASDQRRDRRSDSIIVIPGDGDDVGDGRVANRAIQMLGENKDGPFFLACGFSKPHSPPEAPQRFFDLYSTDQVVLPPDFASRPTPPPGIPAASVRANSDLFIGRDASEQEAREVTRAYWASLSWMDYNVGRVIAELDRLGLRENTVIVFWGDHGYHLGEKGRWSKAGSLFETGARIPFIVVAPGAAGNGRPAPRVVQALDIYPTLVDLAGLPPVEGLQGRSLTPLLANPNTAWDHPAYTVWAETGVINGATVRNERYRYAEWTGPKGGPILFDLANDPHELKNLADDPAHAEVRKELSQLLHEHLKLGKK; encoded by the coding sequence ATGGAGAGCCCTTTGCGCACGACCATGCTCCTCGGCCTCTCGGCCCTCTCGCTGGCCTTCGGCCTCCCGGCAGCTCGCGCCGCCGAGGTCAAGAAGCCCCTGAATGTGCTCTTCATACTCTCCGACGACCTCAGGCCCGAGCTCGGCACCTATGGGCATCCCGTCGTCAAGACGCCGAACATCGACGCCCTGGCGGCCTCGGGCGTCCGATTCGACCGGGCCTATTGCCAGTACCCGCTCTGCAACCCGTCACGCACCAGCATGCTCAACGGCCGCTACCCGGTGACCACCGGCGTCGTCGGCAACCGATCCTGGGTCGGCAAGGACCACCCCGAATTCGTCAGCCTGCCCAAATATTTCAAGCAGCAAGGCTACACGACGCTGCGTAGCGGCAAGGTGTTCCACGGCGGAATCGACGACTACGAGGCCTGGACCGAAGGGGGCGACCCCAAGACCACGCCGGGCGTCGACCGCGGCGGCCCGCAGGCCGCGAATCCCCCCGCCGAGACCTCCAAGTCCCAGATTCGCGAGGCGGCGAAGGCCTCGGACCAGCGTCGCGATCGGCGGTCGGACTCGATCATCGTCATCCCCGGCGACGGCGACGATGTCGGCGACGGCCGGGTCGCGAACCGGGCGATCCAGATGCTCGGGGAGAACAAGGACGGGCCCTTCTTCCTGGCCTGCGGCTTCTCCAAGCCACACAGCCCGCCCGAGGCGCCCCAACGATTCTTCGACCTGTACAGCACGGATCAGGTCGTGTTGCCGCCCGACTTCGCGTCCAGGCCAACCCCGCCGCCCGGCATCCCCGCCGCCTCGGTTCGTGCCAATTCCGACCTGTTCATCGGTCGCGATGCGAGCGAGCAGGAGGCCCGCGAGGTGACCCGCGCCTACTGGGCCTCGCTGAGCTGGATGGACTACAACGTCGGCCGGGTCATCGCCGAACTCGACCGCCTGGGCCTGCGCGAGAACACGGTCATCGTCTTCTGGGGCGACCACGGCTACCACCTCGGCGAGAAAGGCCGATGGTCCAAGGCCGGCTCCCTGTTCGAGACCGGGGCCCGCATCCCCTTCATCGTCGTCGCCCCCGGGGCCGCCGGAAATGGCCGGCCCGCGCCGAGAGTCGTCCAGGCGCTCGACATCTACCCGACCCTCGTCGACCTGGCCGGCCTTCCCCCCGTCGAGGGCCTCCAGGGCCGGAGCCTGACCCCGCTCCTCGCCAATCCGAACACCGCCTGGGACCACCCCGCCTACACCGTCTGGGCCGAAACCGGGGTCATCAACGGCGCCACCGTCCGCAACGAGCGCTACCGCTACGCCGAGTGGACCGGCCCCAAGGGAGGCCCGATCCTCTTCGACCTCGCCAACGACCCCCACGAGCTGAAGAACCTGGCCGACGACCCCGCCCACGCCGAGGTGCGCAAGGAGCTGAGCCAACTCCTCCACGAGCATCTGAAACTCGGCAAGAAGTAA
- a CDS encoding polysaccharide biosynthesis/export family protein produces the protein MTARTRNRSPLARTLAAGLVLCAAGLEGCGLTSKHAARKIEQRGEFDLNQPRELQMVSLPPYVVEPPDEIEVIAKPASLDLPNTTAIVRQDGVIDLGFHGDVYVSGLTLRQVEEKIADLLRSEAAQLNIADPVEVSVRLVNGSQSKTYYVLGAVTSQGKFPITGSETVLDAILQAGLRTNSMPEKAYVTRPHPTGGKDLILKIDWEGIRERGDTTTNYQIFPGDRINVPGGKPPGLLSSLIGG, from the coding sequence ATGACCGCACGGACGCGGAACCGATCGCCCCTCGCACGGACCCTCGCCGCCGGGCTCGTCCTTTGCGCCGCGGGGCTCGAAGGGTGCGGGCTGACCAGCAAGCACGCCGCACGCAAGATCGAGCAGCGAGGGGAGTTCGACCTCAACCAGCCCCGAGAGCTACAGATGGTCTCGCTCCCCCCCTATGTGGTCGAGCCCCCCGACGAGATCGAGGTCATCGCCAAGCCCGCCTCGCTCGACCTGCCCAATACCACGGCCATCGTCCGCCAGGACGGCGTCATCGACCTCGGATTCCACGGCGACGTCTACGTCTCGGGGCTCACCTTGAGGCAGGTCGAAGAGAAAATCGCCGACCTCCTCCGCTCCGAGGCCGCCCAGCTCAACATCGCCGACCCCGTCGAGGTCTCCGTCCGGCTCGTCAACGGCAGCCAGAGCAAGACCTACTACGTCCTTGGGGCCGTCACCTCGCAGGGCAAGTTTCCCATCACCGGCAGCGAGACCGTCCTTGACGCCATCCTCCAGGCCGGGCTACGTACGAACAGCATGCCCGAGAAGGCCTACGTCACCCGCCCGCATCCCACGGGCGGCAAGGACCTGATCCTCAAGATCGACTGGGAAGGGATCCGCGAGCGCGGGGACACCACCACCAATTACCAGATCTTCCCGGGCGACCGCATCAACGTCCCCGGAGGAAAGCCCCCCGGGCTCCTCAGCAGCCTTATCGGCGGCTGA